The following are encoded together in the Pseudoalteromonas shioyasakiensis genome:
- the ubiH gene encoding 2-octaprenyl-6-methoxyphenyl hydroxylase, whose product MAKQFDVVIIGGGMAGASCALGLKQSNNQLSIAVIEANEVSADYHPSFDDRSIALAQQSVQYLKSINAFDCHATFAAAIEKVTVSDRGHFGKTHIDCQEYGHDALGYVVEVNPFGRSLHQQLTRTDVSLFCPDTVAKLEYQSDCAIITLNSGEQLSAKLVVIADGAHSQSRKLANIEFNTRAYQQAAIIANIEVAGGHHHHAFERFTEHGPMALLPMSNNRYSLVWCMEPEQIEHHMALEDDAFLAALQKAFGYCGGSFSKVGMRASYPLVYGKAESLSSHRTVLIGNAGHAIHPIAGQGFNLGLRDVQLLCDMANRSDLGDYAFTRYYSQTRNKDITTVMTLTDSLVRLFSNSSRLLALGRSIGLFSMDLFSSLKTPLAKQLMGQVKQGKRI is encoded by the coding sequence GTGGCAAAGCAGTTTGATGTTGTCATTATCGGCGGTGGAATGGCGGGTGCAAGTTGTGCCCTGGGCCTAAAACAGAGCAATAATCAGTTATCAATCGCTGTAATTGAAGCAAATGAAGTAAGCGCAGACTATCACCCAAGCTTTGATGATAGAAGCATTGCGCTGGCTCAGCAGTCTGTTCAGTACTTAAAATCAATCAATGCCTTTGATTGCCATGCGACATTTGCAGCAGCGATTGAAAAAGTAACCGTATCTGATCGTGGTCATTTCGGTAAAACGCATATTGATTGCCAAGAATATGGTCATGATGCCCTTGGCTATGTGGTCGAAGTGAACCCATTTGGGCGCAGCCTTCATCAGCAGCTTACTCGTACTGATGTTAGTTTGTTTTGCCCAGATACGGTTGCCAAGCTTGAATACCAAAGCGACTGTGCCATCATCACGCTAAACTCGGGCGAGCAGTTAAGCGCAAAACTTGTGGTGATTGCCGATGGTGCTCATTCGCAAAGCCGTAAACTAGCTAATATAGAGTTTAATACTCGCGCTTATCAGCAAGCGGCGATTATTGCTAACATCGAAGTAGCTGGTGGTCATCATCATCATGCCTTTGAGCGTTTTACCGAGCACGGCCCAATGGCACTGTTGCCAATGAGTAACAATCGATACTCACTGGTATGGTGTATGGAGCCTGAGCAAATTGAGCACCATATGGCACTTGAAGACGATGCCTTTTTAGCTGCGCTGCAAAAAGCATTTGGTTATTGCGGTGGCTCATTTAGTAAAGTGGGTATGCGTGCAAGTTATCCGCTTGTGTATGGTAAAGCAGAATCACTGAGCAGCCACCGTACAGTATTAATTGGTAATGCTGGGCATGCTATTCACCCAATTGCCGGGCAGGGCTTTAATTTAGGTCTGCGTGATGTGCAACTACTGTGTGATATGGCAAATAGAAGCGACCTTGGTGATTACGCCTTTACCCGTTACTACAGCCAAACTCGCAATAAAGATATTACGACCGTGATGACACTCACAGACAGCCTAGTGCGTTTGTTCTCTAACTCATCACGATTGCTTGCGCTTGGTCGCAGCATTGGCCTTTTCTCAATGGATTTATTTTCCTCGTTAAAAACCCCGCTGGCAAAACAGCTTATGGGTCAGGTTAAGCAAGGTAAACGGATATGA
- a CDS encoding FAD-dependent monooxygenase: MKQAQVCIVGGGCVGLTLALGLAKADISVVVIDASKNQTLPGDDYALRVSALSLASQGLFESLNVWPEIIKQRATPYTSMDVRDQDSFGKIHFDHNDLDLPQLGHIVENDIIRYALISELEKQSNATLLFETRYQQIHQTDSDVFITLESGEPVIAKLLVAADGANSVIRKQFNMPITFKDYDHHAIVATVRTADEHNNTARQVFLPTGPLAFLPLPDKHTHSIVWSTSPEHCDTLLALDDNNFNKAVMAALDGQCGLCEVQSERMAFPLKMRYAQQWVSGKVVLMGDAAHTIHPLAGLGMNLGLKDAAYLIELLSNEQGEFASARMLRDYERTRKLDAQKHIAMMQGLKELFAGANPLKKLVRGVGLSLVDNLGPIKHLFAKEAIGK, encoded by the coding sequence ATGAAACAAGCACAAGTTTGTATTGTCGGTGGTGGCTGTGTAGGCCTTACGCTAGCACTTGGTTTAGCAAAAGCAGATATCAGCGTTGTGGTGATTGACGCGAGTAAAAATCAAACCTTACCGGGTGATGATTATGCACTTCGCGTGAGCGCATTGAGCTTAGCTAGTCAGGGCTTATTCGAGTCTTTAAATGTATGGCCAGAGATCATTAAACAACGTGCTACACCGTATACCTCGATGGATGTACGTGATCAAGACAGCTTTGGTAAGATTCATTTTGATCATAACGATCTCGACTTACCGCAGCTCGGTCATATCGTCGAAAACGACATTATTCGCTACGCTTTAATTAGTGAACTTGAAAAGCAAAGTAATGCTACTTTACTGTTCGAAACCCGCTATCAGCAAATTCATCAAACCGACTCTGACGTGTTTATTACTCTTGAAAGCGGCGAGCCTGTAATTGCTAAATTATTAGTGGCGGCTGATGGGGCTAACTCGGTTATTCGCAAGCAGTTCAACATGCCAATTACCTTTAAAGACTATGACCACCATGCCATTGTTGCCACGGTTAGAACCGCTGATGAGCATAACAACACGGCACGCCAAGTGTTTTTACCAACCGGGCCGTTGGCGTTTTTACCCTTGCCAGATAAACATACGCACTCAATTGTTTGGTCAACAAGCCCTGAGCATTGCGACACACTTTTAGCGCTTGATGATAACAACTTTAATAAAGCGGTTATGGCAGCACTCGATGGTCAGTGTGGTTTATGTGAAGTGCAAAGTGAGCGCATGGCGTTTCCACTTAAGATGCGTTATGCCCAGCAGTGGGTGTCGGGCAAAGTGGTATTAATGGGCGATGCAGCGCACACTATTCATCCATTAGCTGGTTTAGGCATGAACCTAGGCCTCAAAGATGCCGCTTATTTAATTGAGCTTTTAAGTAATGAGCAAGGCGAGTTTGCAAGTGCACGCATGCTGCGTGATTATGAACGTACTCGTAAGCTTGATGCACAAAAGCACATAGCTATGATGCAAGGCTTAAAGGAGTTATTTGCAGGCGCTAACCCACTGAAAAAACTTGTACGTGGTGTTGGTTTAAGCCTTGTAGACAACCTTGGCCCAATTAAACATTTGTTCGCAAAAGAAGCAATTGGTAAATAA
- the pepP gene encoding Xaa-Pro aminopeptidase, with product MSSIAIDKAEFKARRERLLAMMDKNSVAIIPAAGEVTRSRDTEYAFRQDSDFFYLTGFNEPDAVLVLCPSSDTPSTLICRNKDKLAEIWHGRRIGFEKAKSEYLFDATCPLSELDEQLLDLVNGQQILFYAQGTYVNFDAKVWDLLNTLRSAPKKGYKAPHTIKDIRGLVHEMRLFKSDAELNIMRTACEISAQGHIRAMQFAKPGATEYQLEAELHHHYAMNGARHPAYGTIVGSGDNANILHYTQNDAELKDGDLVLIDSGCELEGYAADITRTFPINGKFSEPQAALYNIVLAAQEAAFSQVKPGGSLSKANELASTVLTQGLIDLGILTGELDELMANQACKAFYMHGLGHWLGLDVHDVGEYKLDEKERVFEPGMVLTIEPGLYISEDAKAPEQYKGIGIRIEDNLLVTQDGHENLTISVPKTVSDIEAVMQANIG from the coding sequence ATGTCGTCTATTGCAATCGATAAAGCTGAATTTAAAGCCCGCCGCGAGCGCTTGCTTGCGATGATGGATAAAAATAGCGTGGCTATTATTCCTGCGGCAGGAGAAGTAACACGCAGCCGTGATACTGAATATGCATTTCGCCAAGACAGTGACTTTTTCTATCTAACTGGGTTTAACGAACCAGATGCGGTTTTAGTGCTTTGCCCGTCGAGCGATACACCAAGTACGCTTATTTGCCGTAACAAAGATAAACTAGCTGAAATTTGGCATGGCCGGAGAATTGGCTTCGAAAAAGCTAAATCTGAGTACTTATTCGACGCAACTTGCCCACTTAGTGAACTAGATGAACAATTATTAGATTTGGTGAACGGCCAGCAGATTTTATTTTATGCACAAGGCACTTACGTAAATTTCGATGCAAAGGTTTGGGACTTATTAAACACACTTCGCAGCGCACCTAAAAAAGGCTATAAAGCACCACATACCATTAAAGATATTCGTGGTTTAGTGCATGAAATGCGTTTGTTTAAATCTGACGCAGAATTAAACATTATGCGCACAGCTTGCGAAATTAGTGCGCAAGGCCATATTCGCGCTATGCAGTTTGCCAAACCTGGCGCAACTGAATACCAATTAGAAGCAGAGCTTCACCACCATTATGCAATGAATGGTGCCCGTCATCCTGCTTATGGCACGATTGTCGGCAGTGGCGACAACGCCAACATTTTGCACTACACACAAAATGACGCTGAGCTAAAAGATGGCGATTTAGTGTTAATTGATTCTGGCTGTGAACTTGAAGGTTATGCGGCAGATATCACACGTACTTTCCCAATCAATGGCAAGTTTAGCGAACCACAAGCGGCGCTTTACAACATTGTATTAGCAGCTCAAGAAGCAGCATTCAGCCAAGTAAAGCCGGGCGGTAGTTTATCGAAAGCCAATGAATTAGCCTCAACGGTATTAACGCAAGGGCTTATTGACTTAGGCATTTTAACCGGTGAGCTTGATGAGCTAATGGCAAACCAAGCGTGCAAAGCGTTTTACATGCATGGTCTTGGCCACTGGCTAGGGTTAGATGTGCACGATGTTGGCGAATATAAGCTTGATGAAAAAGAACGTGTATTTGAGCCGGGCATGGTGCTCACCATCGAGCCGGGTTTATATATTAGCGAAGATGCAAAAGCGCCAGAGCAATATAAAGGCATCGGTATTCGTATTGAAGATAACTTACTTGTCACTCAAGATGGCCATGAAAACCTGACCATTTCGGTTCCTAAAACCGTTAGTGACATTGAAGCAGTGATGCAAGCAAACATAGGCTAG